The genomic stretch AATTGAGTTTCCGGGAAGAGAATGGGTTGTATATGACTGAATTCACTCCCCGAAAAGAATTTCAGGGTTGGGCAGGCATTCTGCATGGAGGCATCACCTCTACCGTTTTGGATGAAGTGATGGGTCATTATCTTTACACCAAAGGTTTATCCTCGGTGACCGTTGAGCTGCAGGTGAGGTTTCTTAAACCCATACCGGTGGAAGAAAC from Calderihabitans maritimus encodes the following:
- a CDS encoding PaaI family thioesterase — its product is MKLQGDTMCFACGVDNPIGLKLSFREENGLYMTEFTPRKEFQGWAGILHGGITSTVLDEVMGHYLYTKGLSSVTVELQVRFLKPIPVEETVRAYGKVVDETRRLITAEAWIELPNGEKAAEARGKFLLVKR